A region from the Enoplosus armatus isolate fEnoArm2 chromosome 24, fEnoArm2.hap1, whole genome shotgun sequence genome encodes:
- the LOC139306495 gene encoding ras-related protein ralB-B-like, whose protein sequence is MASSKNKNQTSLVLHKVIMVGSGGVGKSALTLQFMYDEFVEDYEPTKADSYRKKVVLDGEDVQIDILDTAGQEDYAAIRDNYFRSGEGFLLVFSITEHESFTATSEFREQILRVKEEEGIPLLLVGNKSDLEERRQVSADEATAKANEWGVQYVETSAKTRANVDKVFFDLMREVRKKKLAESKDKNGPSGKKKKKHCCVL, encoded by the exons ATGGCCTCCTCCAAGAACAAGAACCAGACCTCTCTGGTCCTCCATAAGGTGATCATGGTGGGCAGCGGTGGAGTGGGGAAGTCCGCCCTCACCCTGCAGTTCATGTACGACGAG TTTGTGGAGGACTACGAGCCCACCAAGGCCGACAGCTACAGGAAGAAGGTGGTCCTGGACGGCGAGGACGTTCAGATCGACATCCTGGACACGGCGGGTCAGGAGGACTACGCCGCCATCAGAGACAACTACTTCCGCAGCGGAGAAGGCTTCCTGCTGGTCTTCTCCATCACAGAGCACGAGTCCTTCACAGCCACGTCTGAGTTCAG ggagcaGATCCtgagggtgaaggaggaggaggggatccCTCTGCTCCTGGTGGGGAACAAGTCGGACCTGGAGGAGCGGCGGCAGGTTTCTGCTGACGAGGCCACCGCCAAGGCCAACGAGTGGGGGGTCCAGTACGTGGAGACCTCGGCCAAGACGAGAGCCAACGTCGACAAG GTGTTCTTTGACCTCATGCGGGAGGTCCGCAAGAAGAAACTGGCggaaagcaaagacaaaaacgGGCCGAGcggcaagaagaagaagaagcactgCTGCGTACTTTAA
- the LOC139306766 gene encoding fas apoptotic inhibitory molecule 1-like: MLGGDLVAVWEVALSDGLYRIEFAHGTTTGRRIVYVNGQEVIRKDWMFKLVGKETFTVGSTNTKATIIIEAISGFAYEYTLEVDGKSLQKFINNRAQTTKTWLLKVDGEDCRVVLEKDTMDVWCNGQKMDTMGEFVDDGTETHFMVGEHECCIKATSSGKKKSGIVHYLLLDGDKIPASTQ, translated from the exons ATGCTGGGTGGAGACCTGGTGGCCGTGTGGGAGGTGGCGCTGAGCGACGGCCTGTACAGGATCGAGTTCGCTCACGGAACCACCACCGGGAGACGCATCGTGTACGTCAACGGACAG GAAGTCATCAGGAAAGACTGGATGTTCAAGCTGGTTGGAAAGGAGACCTTCACCGTGGGAAGCACCAACACCAAAGCCACCATAATCATCGAGGCCATCAGCGGGTTCGCCTACGAGTACACGCTGGAGGTGGACGGGAAGAGCCTGCAGAAGTTCATCAACAACAGGGCCCAGACCACCAAAACATGGCTGCTCAAAGTGGACGGAGAGGACTGCAGGGTCGTCCTCG AAAAGGACACCATGGATGTCTGGTGCAACGGCCAGAAGATGGACACAATG GGAGAGTTTGTAGACGACggcacagagacacacttcATGGTGGGGGAACACGAGTGCTGCATCAAAGCTACGAGCAGtgggaagaagaagagcggCATTGTGCACTATTTACTGCTGGACGGAGACAAAATACCAGCTTCAACACAATAG